Part of the Syntrophotaleaceae bacterium genome, GTTGAAACTTTTTCCGTGCGTGAATTTCAAGCTTTTTGCTTTTACAGCCAGTTTGCCGATCAGGAAACGTCTTTTCGATTCCCTCTACTGTCTCCTTTCCCGAAAAAAAGGAAATACCACGATAAAATCAATACCCAGGTGTTTTTGGTTGGAGGCCTGGAGCCGATATGACCCAGTCAGCCGGCTAATTATACAGAAACCGGTAAAAAAAACAAACAGGTAAGCAGTCTCACCATTGTCCGGACCAGGCCGGATGACTGCAGGCTCCAGCCGATTGGGAGATCCGGCGGGCGCCTGTACCGTCGGCCCGCATGATGTAGATGGCCTTTTTGCCCTCCTGATCGGAGGAGTAGACGAGAAAACGACCATCCGGACTCCAGCGCGGGTGCTCCTTGTTGCCGGGGCCGAAAGTGAGCTGGCGCTCGTCGGTGCCGTCGGGCTTGATGGTGAAGATATCGAACCTCCCGCTTTCCAGCCGGGTGTAAGCGATGCGGTCGCCGCGAGGACTCCAGGCAGGCGTGGCACTGTACTTGCCGCTGGTCGGCAGTCGTTTCGCCGACCGGGACCAGACGTCGAGGATGAAAACCTGCGGGTTGCCGAGCCGGTCCGATACAAAGGCAATGCGATCGCCGGCGGGGCTCCAGCTCGGATCGACGTCGATCCCCCAGTGGTCGGTCAGGCGTTTGCGGTCCGTGCCGTCTGTGCCCAACAGATAAAGGTCAGGATTGCCATCCCGGGAGAGAGTCAGGGCCACTTCCCTGCCGTCGGGACGATATCTGGCGGCGATGTTGAGCCCGTTTCTGGCCGACAGGCGCACTTCACGGCCGGAATAGATATCCTTGCGATAAAGATCGGGGTTGCCGGCCTTGTAGGAGGTGAAAAGCAGTTCCTTGCCAACGGGCGAGAAATCGGGATTGAGAACGATGGACCGGTGGGAAGTCAATGGCACGACGTTGCGCCCGTCGACGTCCATCATGTAGAGTTCCTTGCGCCCGGTCCGGTTGTCGATATAGGCGATGCGGGTGTTGAAGGGACCCTGGAGACCGGACAGGCTTTCCAGGATCTGATCGGCGAAACGATGGGCCATCCGGTGGATGTCGGCAGGATCGCCTACGTAGCGACGGCCGTTGAGCAGTCTGCGGTTGACGACGTCGAACAACCGGATTTCCAGAACCAGGCGGCCGTTCTGCATGCCCGCTGTCCCTTTGACCAGCGCCTCGGTGCCGAGCAGACGCCATTGGCCGAAATCGATGTCGGTACTGTTCATGGTCGGGCGGCGGGCGTCGGAGAGGAAGGAAGCGGGATTGACCAGGGAGAACAGGCCGCTGAGGTCGAGCAGGCTGGCCAGGGTTTTGTTGAAATCGGCGGCCAGCCCTGGGGGCGGCTGCTGCCCCTGACCGGGCAGGAGTGTGGTCAGGGCCAGGGAAATGGTCTGCTGGCCAGGTGCCCTGATTTCGATCTGGGCAAGGGCTGATGCGGGTATCAGGAAGAGGA contains:
- the tolB gene encoding Tol-Pal system beta propeller repeat protein TolB, which produces MRRLFLLFAILFLIPASALAQIEIRAPGQQTISLALTTLLPGQGQQPPPGLAADFNKTLASLLDLSGLFSLVNPASFLSDARRPTMNSTDIDFGQWRLLGTEALVKGTAGMQNGRLVLEIRLFDVVNRRLLNGRRYVGDPADIHRMAHRFADQILESLSGLQGPFNTRIAYIDNRTGRKELYMMDVDGRNVVPLTSHRSIVLNPDFSPVGKELLFTSYKAGNPDLYRKDIYSGREVRLSARNGLNIAARYRPDGREVALTLSRDGNPDLYLLGTDGTDRKRLTDHWGIDVDPSWSPAGDRIAFVSDRLGNPQVFILDVWSRSAKRLPTSGKYSATPAWSPRGDRIAYTRLESGRFDIFTIKPDGTDERQLTFGPGNKEHPRWSPDGRFLVYSSDQEGKKAIYIMRADGTGARRISQSAGACSHPAWSGQW